The DNA sequence TGATGGAAAAGGAAGCCGAGTCAAAAAGGTTAGGGCAATGACAAACCCGCGCAAATTAAATCACTCCTTGAGTAGGGAAGCAAGCAGTTTCTCACCGGAGTGTTTAATCTCCATAGGAAAACCAGCTACGACCAAATACACTTGATCTGCACACTGAGCCAGGATTTGATTGCTGCGTCCGGACAAATCGCGGTAAGCTCGGGCCAAGGGGTTTTCGGGAACAATTCCTTGACCCACTTCGTTGGTGACAAAGAGGACTTGCGGTTTTATCTCTTGGGCAAGCAGGGCGACTTCCTGAACCATAGCTAGGATTTGCCCCTCAATGGTGGGACTAGCCTCATCTTGGTTTGATGATTCTGCTTGTTCTGCTAAAAGAAGATTAGTAAGCCAGAGAGTGACACAATCGAGGAGAATAACTCCGTTCTCGTCTTTTAGTCGGATTAAGGTATCACGAATGTTCAGGGGTTCTTCGATGAGCTGCCAAGTAGACGGACGTTGTTTCTGATGTTTCTTAACGCGCTGGGCCATTTCTTCGTCCCAGACCTGGGCGGTCGCAATGTATGTGACTGGACAATTTGCTGAAGCAGCTAGGAGTTCGGCAAAGCTGCTTTTACCGCTCCTCGCACCGCCTGTGATGAGTGTAAATTGAGACATAACATTCACCGACTCCCCTAGTTTATTGGATGGAGATGAGACATGCTGCTTCGGGTTAGCTTGATTGCTCACTGACTCCTGCATCAGCAAAGGTCGCCATTTCCTCGAGGATATGAAGGGCGGATTCAACAATGTAAAAGGTTATGGCGGCTCCTGTTCCTTCACCAAGTCTCATATTCAGGTTAAGTATTGGATCAAGCCCTAGGCCGGATAATGCATTGCGGTGACCTATTTCGACGGACCCATGAGAGGGAATCATATAGGCGATGCTCTTAGGAGCCAGTTTTGAAGCAATGAGTGCGCCAGCAGTCGAGATAAATCCGTCGATCACAATGGGAACATGGCTAGCAGCAGCTTGAAGGATCGAACCAGCAATCGCCGCAATTTCTAAGCCCCCTACTTTGGTTAGAACATCGAGGGCGTCCGTTATATCAGGTTGATTGACTTCAATGGCTTTTTCAATGGCACAACGTTTTCTAATGACTCCGGCGTCGTCGATTCCGGTTCCACGCCCAACCACATCTTCAATGGAGGAATTCGTCAAGAGGGCGACGATGGCAGAACTTGGGGTAGTATTACCGATTCCGAGTTCACCTGTGGCAAAAAGGTTATATCCTTCAGCGATCTTTTCAGAGGCAACCTCAGCTCCGACTAGTAGAGCTTGTAAGGCTTCTTGCCGTGTCATGGCTGGGCCTTTGGCCATATTTTTAGTCCCATCAGCGACACGTTTATGAATAATATTTCCCTCTAATGGAAAGGCAATACCGACATCAGTCAAAAATACCTCGGCATTCGCTTGGCGAGATAGAACATTGATGGCGGCCCCACCGTTCATGATATTATACGCCATCTGAGGGGTAACTTCCTGAGGAAAGGCACTTACTCCTTCTTCGACGACTCCATGATCTCCTGCCATTAATAGGACGGCTTTCTTTTGGATTTTAGGGCGGGAGGTTCGTTGGATGCCGCCGAGTTGCTTGGCCAAATGTTCTAATTGGCCCAGGCTTCCCTGAGGTTTAGTGAGTGAATCTAAGCGAACTTGGATTTGGGCCATAGCTTCCTCGTCAAGGTCTGAAATGCTCGCAATCAGAGTTTCAAGTTGAGAAAATAGTTGGGATTCTGTTAATTTTTCCATTGGTTTTCTCCCCCTTAATATTTTTATTTGTAAAAAAAAGTAAAGTCCTGACCACAAATAACTTTGTAGTCGGGACTTTACCGTCATCACCGCCGCTCCCCACGGTGTGGGAAACGTAAACATCTTAGGCAGGTCTCCTGGCTAACGAATCATCGCTTAATCCGTAACCTTCCCAGCATAACGCCAGTGGTTTACGAAGCTCATCGAATACAGTGGTGGGTCCGCGTCGGTTTTAAACCGAACTTCCCTATTCTCCCAATGGGCACCTAAAATGTATATATTCTTTCTTTTAAGCATAACACACCCTTTTTCTAATCTCAAGTACTTGTTCATAATTTGACGAGCTTTAACTCTGTTTGGTGCCTGAAGGCAAATGAAGGGCACTCAACACTACGATGTCGGGGAGTTAAAACATGAGAAACTGGGCAAATAATATAAAATATTCATATTTATTTGAATAATATAAAAATAAGTCTTGACGTCCTAATGAGGGCTAGGTATGATGTTATTATTAGGAATCTTAGTGAGAGAATGTTCCCTTCAAGAGAGAAAAGAGAAGAACGTGAGGTGTGAGAAATTCAAAGGTCAGACACGTCTTTACAAGGACTCAATTGACGAATGTGGGTATTTCTCCATCAGTTTAGGAACAGATTTTTCGATGGTAGCGATTGAAAATGTCTCCAACAAAAAAGTGCTAAAAACCAGCTAATAAAAAAGGAGGTATAAATACATGAGCAGACCCCAAAAAGTTAGTTTAGCAGAGGCCATCAGCTTTATTAACGATGGCGACATGCTGACATTTAGCGGATTTACCATCTGGCGTCGTCCAATGGCAGCCATCATGGAACTAATTCGACAGGGTAAGAAAAACTTGCATTTAGTGGAGGTCAACGGCGGGACCCACAGTGATATGTTGATCGGGGCCGGTTGTGTAAAGATATGGGAGTCGTGTTGGAATGGTC is a window from the Desulfosporosinus sp. Sb-LF genome containing:
- the cobU gene encoding bifunctional adenosylcobinamide kinase/adenosylcobinamide-phosphate guanylyltransferase → MSQFTLITGGARSGKSSFAELLAASANCPVTYIATAQVWDEEMAQRVKKHQKQRPSTWQLIEEPLNIRDTLIRLKDENGVILLDCVTLWLTNLLLAEQAESSNQDEASPTIEGQILAMVQEVALLAQEIKPQVLFVTNEVGQGIVPENPLARAYRDLSGRSNQILAQCADQVYLVVAGFPMEIKHSGEKLLASLLKE
- the cobT gene encoding nicotinate-nucleotide--dimethylbenzimidazole phosphoribosyltransferase, producing MEKLTESQLFSQLETLIASISDLDEEAMAQIQVRLDSLTKPQGSLGQLEHLAKQLGGIQRTSRPKIQKKAVLLMAGDHGVVEEGVSAFPQEVTPQMAYNIMNGGAAINVLSRQANAEVFLTDVGIAFPLEGNIIHKRVADGTKNMAKGPAMTRQEALQALLVGAEVASEKIAEGYNLFATGELGIGNTTPSSAIVALLTNSSIEDVVGRGTGIDDAGVIRKRCAIEKAIEVNQPDITDALDVLTKVGGLEIAAIAGSILQAAASHVPIVIDGFISTAGALIASKLAPKSIAYMIPSHGSVEIGHRNALSGLGLDPILNLNMRLGEGTGAAITFYIVESALHILEEMATFADAGVSEQSS